CTAATTTGTGACCAAGTTGAACAAATTCCACCTGAAATTATCATTCATCGATTGACTGGGGACGCCCCACGAGATACAATTATCGGCCCACTTTGGAGTTTAAAGAAATGGGAAGTATTAAATGCAATTGATCGAGAACTAAAACAACGAAATACATTCCAAGGATCAAAAAATATTCGTTTACATGGCTAGTTCTTTTGAATCAGTCCTTCGGAAAAAAGATAAATTCCTTAAAAAGTAAAGAGCAACTTTTCTTGGAATTTCCTATTTTTCTGCCAGACCTATGCGGTTCAACAAACTTTTTATTTAGGAGGTCATCACATGTTAGAACGTGCTATGCACTATAGTCATACACTTTTAAAACAAGCCATTACTAATGGTGATTCTGTTATTGATGCTACAGTTGGTAATGGTGGGGATACTGTTTTTTTAGCTTCTTTAGTAGGTCCTTTTGGTAAAGTTTTCGGATTTGATATTCAAAAAGAGGCCATCGAAACGACTCAGCAAAAACTGTTATTAACTGGTTTAACTGAACAAGTTGAATTATTTCAACAAGGTCATGAAACAATTGACTCTGTTTTGCCTAAAAACAGTCAAATAGCTGCTGCTATTTTCAATTTAGGGTATTTACCTACAAGTGATAAATCAATCATTACACAAGCTGATACGACCCTTTTAGCAATCGAACACATTTTACCACGATTAAGAAAAACAGGCTTAGTTGTTATAGTCGTTTATTATGGTCATGATGGTGGGCTAGCAGAAAAAGATGCGGTTTTAAATTACTGCCAAACACTTCCACAAGAAGAATTCAATGTCTTACAATATGGTTTTATTAATCAACGCAACCAGCCCCCTTTTTTACTTGCTATCGAAAAGAAATAAAAAGAACCACACTAGCTAAAAATGCTAGTTGTGGTTCTTTTTTTTAAACACTAATTTTTGGCGCATTCTTTTTATCAAACTGATTGATTACAAAAGCTAAAACAACCACAACTAATGCTAAAATAAAGACACTGTGCAACCCATCATACAAAATTTCACGTAATGGTTGAACAATTTTAGGATCTAAATCAACAGCCGTCAGTGGATTAATTAACTTATTCATCATTTTTTCGTTAACCCCATCTACTGTCTGAGCAGCAATATGTTTTGCAATCGAACTATTTAAAACAATTCCATAAACAGAAACCATCACTGTTTGTCCCAAAATTCTAAATAGTGTATTTGAAGACGTTGCAACACCAATTTGATCTTGTGGAACAACACTTTGAGCTGTTACAGTCGTCGTTGTAATCGTGATTCCCATTCCAATACCAATAATCGCTGTTACCAATAAGAAAAAGGCAAATGGTGTTGTCATTGGAGCTAAAACCATCATCAGACCACTAATTCCAACAATCACTAAACTACTAGATAAAATCGACTTAACTGGATGTTTTAAAATGACTCGACCAGCTATAAATGAACCAATAATCCAAGTTAAAGACATTGGCGTTATTGCAAATCCACCCATTGCTGCCTTCATTCCCAATAGACCTTGCATCCACATCGGAATGTACACATCAATCCCAATTAAAAATCCACTGACTAAAGCAGCGACAATATTCTGAATCACAAAAGTTCGATTATTAAACAAACTCAACGGAATAATCGGGTCAATTGCTCGTTTTTCAGCAAAAATAAACAAGGCAAACATTCCAACCGCTAACGCGAAAACACCAGCCATTGATGCTGAAAATTCTCCCGTATCACCAACAATTTGGAAACCATAAAGTAAAAATAATAAAGCTGCCATTAAAGAAAAACAGCCTAAAAAGTCAATTGGTTTTTTCTCAAAACTAAAATCTTCATGTAAAAATAAAGCAATTAAAATAATGGTGATAATTCCAACTGGAACATTAATGTAAAAGATCCAATGCCAACTTAATTGATCAACAATGAAACCACCCAATAAAGGTCCAAAAATCCCAGCAATTCCCCATGCAGCTCCGTTCATTCCCATTACTTTAGCACGCTTTTCATAGGGATAAATATCCGCAATAATTGTAAATGATACAGGCATAATCGCTCCTGCGCCAATACCTTGAATAGCTCTAAATAGAATTAATTGATCCATTGTTTGAGCTAATCCACATAATGATGAACCGATAACAAAAATAATTGCTCCTATAATAAAGATCGGTTTACGCCCAATCATATCAGATAATTTACCATATACTGGCGTCATCATTGCGTTCGTTAATAAATAAATTGAAAATACCCAATTCATGATGGCCATACCTTCTAAACTACCAACAATTGTTGGCATTGCTGTTGATACTATCGTTCCTTCCACAGCTGTCATAAATGTTCCTACAAAAATCGCAATTGTAACTAGTAGGACATTTGTTTGTTTTTTCTTTGTCTCCATTTCAAACCCTCTTTCTATTTAGTAACAGTTGAATCTAGTCTAAGTAATTTTCAAAAGCTGTTTAATTATACAGCTAATTTGAGGTTTCTGATGTTTTAGCTCGTTTAGTCTACTTAGTTAAAAATCTATTTTAAAAACGATCTTTATCAGGAATTCGCCTGATAAAGACCGCCTCTTAAATACTTTATTTATTTTCCAATACTTGCCTTAAGAGCTTCAACTTTATCTGTTGCTTCCCAAGTTAAATCTATATCTGTACGACCAAAATGTCCATATGCAGCTGTTTGCTGATAAATAGGTCTTTGTAAGTCTAACATTTTAATAATTCCGGCAGGACGTAAATCAAAATTAGCTCGAACAGCTTTAATTAATTCACTTTCACTAACCGTTCCAGTACCAAAAGTGTCTATAGCTATTGACACAGGCTGAGCAACTCCAATAGCATAAGCTAATTGAACTTCGCATTTTGTAGCAAATCCAGCTGCAACAATATTCTTAGCAATATAACGAGCTGCGTAACTTGCAGAACGATCAACTTTGGTTGGATCTTTACCAGAAAAAGCACCACCACCATGACGTGCATAGCCACCATAGGTATCCACGATAATCTTACGACCAGTTAAACCTGAATCGCCTTGTGGTCCTCCAATAACAAATCGCCCAGTTGGGTTAATAAAATATTTTGTTTCAGCATCTAATAATTCACTAGGAATCACTTCATTAATGACCAAATCCAATATATCTTTTTTTAATTCTGATATTTCTGTATCTGGGTGATGTTGTGTGCTAATAACAATTGTATCCACACGGAAAGGTTTCCCTAACTCATCGTATTCAACTGTAACTTGAGCTTTCGCATCAGGACGTAGATAACTAACTAACCCTGTTTTTCTCACAGTGGCTAAACGTTTTGTCAGTCTATGGCTAAGTGCAATTGGAAGAGGCATTAACTCAGGGGTTTCATCGATAGCAAAGCCAAACATTAAGCCTTGATCTCCAGCACCAATCTGATTTAATTTATCTTCTTCGTCGGCCTTAAACTCAACTGAATCGTCTACACCTTGCGCAATATCACTTGATTGTTCATCAATTGCAACCATTACAGCACAAGTATCTGCATCAAATCCATACTTTGCACGGGTATACCCAATTCCTCGAATTGTGTTACGTACAACCTTTTGAATATCAACATAGGTTGATGTTGATATCTCCCCAACTACCAATACTAAACCTGTTGTAACAGTTGTTTCACAGGCAACACGGGCATCTGGGTCTTTCGCTAAAATTGCATCCAAAATACCATCACTGATTTGATCAGCAATTTTATCTGGATGACCTTCTGAAACAGATTCAGAAGTAAAAAGTCTTCTTTCCATCATCTATCATCTTCCCCCTTTATCATTTCGGTTACAAGGCGCCTCCGTAATTGCTTACGAATCCTTTCGGGAAATCTTTGTAACTTAGTCATTATAACAGATTCCTTTCCTTTTTTCTCCTTTTTTTAAACTTTCCTACTAAAATTATCTATTTTTCTGCCAGAGCTAAGCAGTTCAACGAGCTTTTATTTTATACTGTACTTTTTCTCTTTTTTTGGTAAGATAGGTTAGAGTATTAAATGTGATTCAGGAGGTTTTTATTTGTTTCAATCTATCAAAAATAATTTATTCTATCATCCACTAT
This Carnobacterium maltaromaticum DSM 20342 DNA region includes the following protein-coding sequences:
- the metK gene encoding methionine adenosyltransferase; amino-acid sequence: MMERRLFTSESVSEGHPDKIADQISDGILDAILAKDPDARVACETTVTTGLVLVVGEISTSTYVDIQKVVRNTIRGIGYTRAKYGFDADTCAVMVAIDEQSSDIAQGVDDSVEFKADEEDKLNQIGAGDQGLMFGFAIDETPELMPLPIALSHRLTKRLATVRKTGLVSYLRPDAKAQVTVEYDELGKPFRVDTIVISTQHHPDTEISELKKDILDLVINEVIPSELLDAETKYFINPTGRFVIGGPQGDSGLTGRKIIVDTYGGYARHGGGAFSGKDPTKVDRSASYAARYIAKNIVAAGFATKCEVQLAYAIGVAQPVSIAIDTFGTGTVSESELIKAVRANFDLRPAGIIKMLDLQRPIYQQTAAYGHFGRTDIDLTWEATDKVEALKASIGK
- a CDS encoding class I SAM-dependent methyltransferase, translating into MLERAMHYSHTLLKQAITNGDSVIDATVGNGGDTVFLASLVGPFGKVFGFDIQKEAIETTQQKLLLTGLTEQVELFQQGHETIDSVLPKNSQIAAAIFNLGYLPTSDKSIITQADTTLLAIEHILPRLRKTGLVVIVVYYGHDGGLAEKDAVLNYCQTLPQEEFNVLQYGFINQRNQPPFLLAIEKK
- a CDS encoding MDR family MFS transporter; translation: METKKKQTNVLLVTIAIFVGTFMTAVEGTIVSTAMPTIVGSLEGMAIMNWVFSIYLLTNAMMTPVYGKLSDMIGRKPIFIIGAIIFVIGSSLCGLAQTMDQLILFRAIQGIGAGAIMPVSFTIIADIYPYEKRAKVMGMNGAAWGIAGIFGPLLGGFIVDQLSWHWIFYINVPVGIITIILIALFLHEDFSFEKKPIDFLGCFSLMAALLFLLYGFQIVGDTGEFSASMAGVFALAVGMFALFIFAEKRAIDPIIPLSLFNNRTFVIQNIVAALVSGFLIGIDVYIPMWMQGLLGMKAAMGGFAITPMSLTWIIGSFIAGRVILKHPVKSILSSSLVIVGISGLMMVLAPMTTPFAFFLLVTAIIGIGMGITITTTTVTAQSVVPQDQIGVATSSNTLFRILGQTVMVSVYGIVLNSSIAKHIAAQTVDGVNEKMMNKLINPLTAVDLDPKIVQPLREILYDGLHSVFILALVVVVLAFVINQFDKKNAPKISV